The following are encoded together in the Streptomyces tsukubensis genome:
- a CDS encoding TetR/AcrR family transcriptional regulator → MTAEPRGGYAKGRAKRLEIIDQAVAMFGEVGYRGASLRVIANRGGISHTGLLHHFPTKESLLLAVLEHRDHMDEAWLTRDGAAGVDQLRRLTELAELNTTRRGIVELFSVVAAEATSAEHPAHGYFVRRYENSVASTALAYAQARDEGVLRADVDPDTAAQQLVALMDGLQVQWLLSGCATDMAGVLRAHVRAQLTVAL, encoded by the coding sequence GTGACCGCCGAACCACGAGGTGGATATGCGAAGGGCCGCGCCAAGCGGCTTGAGATCATCGACCAGGCCGTGGCCATGTTCGGCGAGGTCGGCTACCGGGGAGCCTCGTTGCGGGTGATCGCGAACCGGGGCGGTATCTCCCACACCGGGCTGCTGCACCACTTCCCGACCAAGGAGTCCCTGCTGCTCGCGGTCCTGGAGCACCGGGACCACATGGACGAGGCCTGGCTGACGCGTGACGGAGCCGCCGGCGTCGACCAGCTCCGCCGGCTCACGGAACTGGCCGAACTCAACACCACACGAAGGGGGATCGTCGAACTGTTCTCCGTCGTCGCGGCGGAGGCGACATCGGCGGAACACCCCGCCCACGGCTACTTCGTACGTCGCTACGAGAACTCCGTCGCGTCCACGGCCCTCGCCTACGCCCAGGCACGCGACGAGGGTGTCCTCCGTGCGGACGTCGACCCGGACACGGCGGCACAGCAGTTGGTCGCCCTGATGGACGGCCTCCAGGTGCAGTGGCTCCTCAGCGGGTGCGCCACCGACATGGCGGGCGTGCTGCGCGCCCATGTGAGGGCGCAGCTCACGGTGGCCCTCTGA